TCCCTCCAAACCCAAATACTACTATTACTACAACTCTTACAACAAAACCTACTGGGGCCGCTGCCCGGTGAAGACCGAAGGTAAAGGCGAATACTCCCTGCTGGCCGAAGCGGATCGCAAGGGCAGCCTCGAAGAGATTCCCGAGAAGGCGTTCCCTCCCATGGGCAAGCTGCCCCAACTCCCGGAAGCCACCGACGATACTACTCTGGATCTGCCGCCCGACGATCTGCCAACCACCGAAAAGATCCCCGAGAAAAACTAAATCCGCTAAAATTAAATCCGCCGGCCTCTCGAATCGGAGGCCGCTTTTCGTCTACCGCTTCATAGTACACTCATGAGCAAACGGTCCGGTTCGAGGTAACTTCCATGCGTTGGTTTTTATCCTTTTTATTACTGTCTCTGGCTGGCCCGTTCTTCGCGCAAGAGGGCAAACGATATGCAATCATCGTGGGCATTAATGAATATCAGCATTCCAAGTTAGGGAAGCTCAATTGTGCTATCAACGATGCTACCGATCTCGGGAAAATTCTCAGCAACGATGGCTATCTCCTGACGCTGCTCACTAATAACACTGCAATTAAGCCGACCAAAGCGGAAATCGATAGAGCCATCGAGAGCGTCTTGCAGAAGGCCAAGCCCCAGGACACGGTATTAATTGCCCTCTCCGGGCATGGTTTGCAATTCGATAAAGAAGCCTACTTCTGCCCGATGGACGCTAAACCATTTCCCGATGAGAGTAGAACTCTCGTCTCTCTGAATGGCATTTATAATCAATTCGACAAGTCCTTCGCGGGCGTCAAGGTCTTATTCGTGGATGCTTGCAGGGATGACCCAGATCCGGCCCGGAGCGTAAGTAAAGGAATCGACGCGGATAGTGCTCCGGAACCTCCCAAGGGTGTAATGGCCATGTTTAGTTGCTCGGCCCGGCAACGTTCCTACGAAGATCTGGAACGCAAGCATGGAGTTTTCTTCCACTATGTGATTGAAGGACTGACCGGCAAAGCGGTTAATGCCGATGGCGAAGTGACCTTCACTCTCCTTAACGATTATGTGGCAAAGCGGGTCAATCCCCGAGTCTTGGAGTTATACAAAGGGGCCCAACAGATCCCGAACATGGTGGCTCGAACGGTGGGAGCCTCACCGGTTTTAGTGAACGAGGAGAACAATAAGATTGCCCGGGAACTGCTCGAGCGATCCTCCTATCCGGGAGGGGGTAAAAAATATATCGAGGATCATAAAGATCGCATTTCTGCCTGGAAAAAGGCAGCGGAAAAAGGTAACCCAGCAGCGATGACGATGGTCGGCACTTTACACAACAATGGCATAGAAGCGACCAAAAGCAACGCTCAAGCCCTGGTCTGGTATCGCAAAGCAGCCGAACGGGGGGAAAGTAATGCAATATATTTGGTCGGAGTAGCTTATTTACATGGATACGGCGTAGCCAAAGATGAAGTCGAAGCGGTGAAATGGTTCAAAAAAGCGGCGGATGCTAAGCTTCCAACCGCGATGTGGCAGCTAGGTGAATGCTGTGCCAATGGTCGAGGTGGATTAAGCAAAGACGATGCAGAAGCCCTCAAATGGTACAAAAAAGCTGCCGAAGCGGGGAACACTCCAAGTATGATCAGGCTAGGAAATATGTGCCGTGATGGAAGTGGAGGTCTGACCAAGAACGAGACCGAAGCCGTCAACTGGTACAAAAAAGCCGCTGAAGCTGGAAATTCTGCTGCTATGAGCGATCTGGGTTTCATGTATGCCAACAGCCGGGGCGGACTTACAAAAAACGATGTCGAAGCGTTTAAATGGTACAAACAAGCCGCCGAAAGGGGTAGCTCTTCGGGGATGAACCATTTGGGTTTCATGTATCGCGACGGTCGAGGTGGAATGGCAAAGGATGAAGTGGAAGCCGTGAAATGGTTTAAGAAGGCGGCCGAGGCAGGGAACGCCCAAGGTATGCATAATCTTGGTAACATGTTTGCCAATGGCCGGGGAGGGTTATCCAAAGACGACGTCGAAGCTGTCAAATGGTACAAAAAAGCGGCCGAGGCCGGAGAGCCTTTGGCCATGTCCCATCTAGGTTTACTTTTTGAAAAGGGGAATGCCGGATTGACGAAGGACGATGTTGAAGCTGCCAAATGGTACAAAAAAGCGGCCGAACTAGGAAATGCTGTCGCGATGGAAAGCATTGGTTTCCGGTACGAAATGGGGCGTGGCGGATTGACCAAGGATGATGTCGAAGCTGCCAAATGGTACAAAAAAGCGGCCGAACTAGGAAATGCTGTCGCGATGTCCAATCTGGGTAACATGTACCGCGATGGACGAGGAAGCTTGCCGAAGGATGACTTAGAGATGATCAAATGGTATCGGAAGTCCGCTGAGGCGGCGGATGACGGCGGCATGGCCAACCTGGGCTGGGCCTATCAAAATGGCCGAGGAGTTACTCGAGATCAAACAGAAGCAATCAAGTGGTATCGAAAAGCGGCCGCTAAGGGGAATGAATTTGCCAAAGACAAACTCAAAGCTCTTGGGAAAAACTCCTAATTGGCTCTGACAGGAGGAGCGAAAAGATGAGGAATGCTCGAAGAATATGACTCTTTCTTCCATTTTGCAGAGCCTCGAAGAAGTGAATTGCAATTCCCAGTCAAGTTTCGTCCTTTGTCCCAATTGTTAGGCAGCAAATTGGGAAGCGGTCCGATCGACGTAATGAAAGGGCTCAGGAGGACGACTGGAAATACTCCCAAGGCCAGATTTTGTGAGACAACCGGGTCTGGTGTAGCTGGATAGAGTCACGAGGGTTCTTCGACTTAATCCGAGCCAAAATCCTTTTGAGTATTACAGAGGTTTAGAGGGAATCGTTTTTCCAGTCGTTGACCACTACTCCTGCATTAATCGCGAGTGACTGCCAATTTTCCCGCCTGGAAACTCTGCCAAACCGGTTAACACATCGGAGAGATTTTGGAGTTCGAAAAGTGATGCACCCGCACACCACAATTGACACGACCCAAAGTGCCCTACCTCGCTTCGATTCACACAAATCGCCGTAAACTATTGCAAGTAAAAGATTTGTACCCTGCTCTTCAAAACGACTCTCGCCAACTTTAGAGTAGTTCTCCAAGAAATGTGACGTTCGGAGCGCTTATCACTTTTCAAAGGAATATCCAATTCTTAACTACTCAACACATCAAAGAGAATTCCTCCGCTTGCCCAAAATCTGCATCTTCCCCGAAATATACACACTATTTCGCGTATTCGCGATTCTCTACTCCGCGCTCCATTGCGCAGAGAATCTTTCGGGGCTCCGTGTGTAAAGGCCTTGATTTTTTCGAAGTGCTGCTTTTCGATAGCGCGCTTGCTGACTCTAAATTATTCTACCGAGGAGTTAATACTCGTTGATCGAGGGCGAACAGTGGAAGGAGACAAGTCATAAGTTGTCATATGATTTAACTTTGTGAAATCTGAAAATGCATAATCCGGATTCAACTACATTGTTTGAGCACAATTGATCCTTAGCTCTGCAATTTTTTTAGAGTTATTTGCATAAGTGCGCTAAAGGGTGCAATCTGAATCAAGTGAGTATCGCTGATTCTGCTTCGTATCACTTCAATTAATAATTGAGACTGAATCCGTCGGTGGGCCAATGTGAGTCAGCCTATGTCCACCGAATCGGCAACTGAAGGCGAATCTCGAAGTACTCCGTTCCATGACCGAATGGACGGCCAATCCAAGCTTCGAAACAAGGATGATCGTCCAGTACGAATCCGCTTCGAGGCAGCCAAGAACCATAGAGCCATTGCAGCGCCCGAATTTCCAAATCGATTCCGCCACGTATCTCAACCTCTGCGACGATCATCGGCGGGAACTTAAATTGTCCCACCTCCCCTCTTGCGGTGAATCCTTCGGCTTCAACTGCAATATGGTAACGACAATCCTCCAAGGGAGTGATCTCGGGATTTTCCCATTGATAACCCAACCATTGTCCGTTGCTGTAACCTCGGAGTTCGGCCCAGTTAATCAGTCGATCCGCAGCTTTGACCACCGCATTGCTCTGATAAGGCCTGGAAACCCGAATGTAAGCGACGGTTCGAGCCGAAAGGTCTCGGATTCGCACCTTGAATTTCTCCGGATTCAAACGAGAGGGAAGTCGCTTCAGCTGACCGTTCGGCGAATCTTGTTCCACAATCCGATTCAGCTCGTTGCCGCGTGCCGTTCGCCAGCCGCCGATGTCAAAAGCACTGGGTGCCACACCAAAGCGTTGTTTGAAACTTCTGGTGAAGTCTGAAGACGAAGAAAAACCACACCTCAGGGCAATCGAAGTCAATGACATTACGGGTTTGCGATTCATCAGGCCAAGCGCTTTGTCTAGACGAAGTCGCTTCACAAAATCGGCGGGCGTTTCACCGACCAGGGCCTGGAAAACTCGGTGGAAATGAAAAGGTGAGATTCGGGCGACGCGTGCGAGATCGTTTAGTCGCACGGGCTCCTCGAGATGGGTAACAATATGGTCGATGGCCCGATTGATCCTCTCCATGTAAGTCGCAGTCGTATTAATTCGGCTTTTCTCGGAAATTCGCAAGATTTGGAAAGCCCTCCCCTTTACTGCCGTTATGATGTTCGCTTATGGGCCTGCATTAAATGCGGCCGAGTCAAACCTGGAGCCATAAATGAATAAAACCATTGTAGGCCTGATGCTTTGTTTTTTCGTCGGTTGCGCCTCCAGGAGCGATCCGAAATCTGGCTCAGGCGATCCTAAGGGAAAAACCAGCATGCGTCTCGGAAACTTTTCAGTCAGCCTCGCTGTCAAAGATCTCAAAGCCTCTCGTGAGTTCTATGAAAAATTAGGGTTTAAAGTGGTGGGCGGGAATGGCCGCCATTTTTCCATTCTTCAAAACGAAAGTGCTACGATTGGCTTATTTCAGGGTATGTTCGACAAAAACATCCTGACCTTCAATCCAGGTTGGGATCGCGCTTGTACCACGCTATCCGAGTTCGACGATGTTCGGGATATTCAACGGGTATTCTTGAATAGCGGCCTGGCTTTAACCACAAAGGCCGACGAGTCGACTTCAGGTCCGGCAAGTTTCACGCTGGTCGATCCGGACGGCAACCAGATCCTCATCGACCAACACGCACCGAGCCCGAGCAAATAGTGCTCGATTTCAGTCTGATCGGATCAAGCTTGGCAAATCGTTCCCTATTTCAAAGAACTCGGGTGATTTGCGGCATTTTCTGGCTGATACCGATCGAGAGGAACTTGGAATGATTGGTTTGGAATCTGCATCGATTCCGCTTATTATCAACCAGTCTCATTACTGAATCTGAAGCGAGACCTGGAAAGAAAGCGAGTCGAGATGCTGCAGTTCCTTTACCGAATTCAACCAATTCGGCTCGGAATGCTAACGGAAGGCCCGACAGAATTGGAATCCAAGATCGTGAATGAGCACTTCGAGTATCTTGAAGGGCTTGTCAATGAGGAGGTAGTCCTCATGGCCGGTCGCACACTCCATGCCGACGAAAGTGCTTTTGGCATCGTCATCTTCGTTGCAGAATCAGACATCCAAGCGAAAGAAATTGTACATAATGACCCTGCAGTCCTGCGGGGCGTCATGCGAGCCGAGCTCTTTCCCTATCGAATTGCACTTTGGTCAAAGAAGGGTCCGAGCGATCCGGTAAATTGAACGACTTTACCTCTTGCTTGCAGACGGCAGCAAGCAAGAGTCGTGCTGGCGCGACTGGTTTGATAAAAAGTTACTCGGTAACTAGGCGGACGGCAGCGATTCCTTCCAGCACAGTCCTATCTCCCAAAACCATTTGCCACATCTCCTGACTCTCGAATTCGACTTTCCTGTCCCTCGGAACATGACAATGTTAGAAAATAGACTTAGAAAATTGGATTTTTCAGTTTTCCTGACCAAGATCATTTCAAGGAGTTTTTAATGAGCAAGCTATGTCTGTCCTTCCTCGGCCTCGCCATGTTCCTATTCGCCAGTCCCGTCAAGGCGGCCGACGACAAACAAGCCTCCAGCTATGAAGAGTGTGCGAAGGCATGCAACGACTGTCAACGAGTGTGTGACAAGTGCGTGACCCACTGCGTCACCGCTGTGGCCGAGGGGAAGAAAGAACACCTAACGACGCTCAAAGAATGCCTGGACTGTGCAACCTGCTGCACCGCCTGCGCCCAAATTTGTGCCAGAGGCGGCCCGTTTTGTGCCATCATGTGCGACGGCTGTGCGAAGATCTGCGACCAGTGTGCGACGGCATGTGAAAAGTTTCCCGACGACAAGCATATGAAGGTCTGTGCGGAAGAGTGCCGGAAATGCCAGAAAGCTTGCGAAGTAATGGCGAAGCAACTCCCGAGTAAGTAAATCTTCTCCCGGTTACATCGCTATAAAAGCCGAGATTAACCCGAAAAGGGAGTGTGTCCCGTTACAACGGGTTGTGCATTCTCGGAAGTGATTGAGTATCTGTGTGCGTTGACGAGGAACTCAACGCAGCAGGATTGATTCGATCGAAAAGTTATCCGACTGAAAAAAAATCCGGCATCATCAGTATCACGCACCTCCGTTTGGCTACAGGATGATGAGAGCTGACAATTCAGAATACCAACCCCATGGGAGGACCACTTCTGCGCGAAATCAATCTCTTTCATAGACACAAATTGCGGAACCCGACCTCTTAGATTCTGCTTCCGAGTTCCGTTACAAGTCTTCAAGCTTTTTGATGAGACGATTAAAACTGAATCCTCGACCAGAGTATTTGTCATGTTTTCACGGGTTGCAGCTTGGACAGCAGCTTCATTAGGTCTCCGGGGTCTACGGGCTTGACCAGGTGGTGGTTGAACCCGGCCTCGTGGGTTCGCCTCCGATCCTCTTCCTGCCCCCATCCGGTTTGGGCAATCATAACCACACCGTTACTACCCGGTAAGTCTCGGATGCGGCGGCAGGCTTCATAACCGTTCAGCTTCGGCAGCCCGATGTCCAGTACGATCACATCCGGCCTGAACTGGGCCGCCGTCACTACCGCCTGCTCGCCATCGTAGGCAGTGCAAATATCGCCTCCAAAAAGCTTCAACATTTCAGCCAAGCTGTCCGCACTGTCTCGGTTATCGTCTACGACCAGTATGCGAAGTGAGGTTTTGGGCTCCAGGTTGGGGCCGCCCGGTTCCGGCACTGGACGCAATTCCTTGACAACGGGCAAGGTCATAACGAACTCCGACCCTTTATCCAATCCATCACTTCTCACTTCAATTTGCCCACCATGCATCTCTACCAGTCGCTTAACCAAGGCCAGGCCGATTCCCAGACCACCCTGGGACCGTTCCAGAGCGGTTTTCACCTGAGAGAACATTTCAAAAAGCTGCGGCTTCTGGTCATGGGCGATCCCAATGCCGCTGTCTCGCACTGACACCGCGACTTGGCCTCCGTGACGCTCAGCTGCGAATATGATCTGACCGTTCCTCTCGCTATATTTAGCGGCATTATTGAGCAGGTTTGAGAATACCTGTGCCAGTCGAATTTGATCAGCTTCTACTAAGACCCGCTCTGAGGGCAGCACGACTTCCAGAGAGTGGCTCATTTGCTCAATTAGCGGGCGGCTAGTTTCTAAGGCACTATTCATTATGGTTGTCAGGTCGATCCGCTCCTTGCGGAGTTCGAGTTTACCCTGATTGATTCGGCTCACATCCATGAGATCATCAACCAATCTGACCATTTGGCTTAACTGCCTCTCCATCATCGAAAGAGTCTTCTTTCCAGTGATGCTTTCGTGCCCAGATAAACGCAGCAGTTGGAGGCCGTTACGAATTGGAGCCAAAGGGTTGCGAAGTTCGTGCGCCAGGGTCGCCAGGAATTCGTCCTTTCGACGATCGGCTTCCTTGAGCCTCGCATAAAGTTGGGAATTCTCGATGGCGATCGATGCTCGAGAAGCCAGATCTTTAGCGACGGTAAAATCATTATCTCCGTAGTGTCTGTCGAGTTTTGTTAATAAGAAAGTCAAAACTCCCACCGTCTCACCCTGTACTTTTAAAGGCACACCGATGTAAGACTTTGGGCTCAATTCCCGTAAGAGACGGAGATCATCCTGGTCCTGTGCCGCTTGTTGAAGCATCTCGTCCGTGATGATGCTCTGTATTTCGGCACAACCAGTTCGCAGAATGTTTGCAGGTCCATTGATGGAAATTCGAGCGACTCGGCGATGAATAGTCCGTACC
The genomic region above belongs to Telmatocola sphagniphila and contains:
- a CDS encoding caspase family protein, encoding MRWFLSFLLLSLAGPFFAQEGKRYAIIVGINEYQHSKLGKLNCAINDATDLGKILSNDGYLLTLLTNNTAIKPTKAEIDRAIESVLQKAKPQDTVLIALSGHGLQFDKEAYFCPMDAKPFPDESRTLVSLNGIYNQFDKSFAGVKVLFVDACRDDPDPARSVSKGIDADSAPEPPKGVMAMFSCSARQRSYEDLERKHGVFFHYVIEGLTGKAVNADGEVTFTLLNDYVAKRVNPRVLELYKGAQQIPNMVARTVGASPVLVNEENNKIARELLERSSYPGGGKKYIEDHKDRISAWKKAAEKGNPAAMTMVGTLHNNGIEATKSNAQALVWYRKAAERGESNAIYLVGVAYLHGYGVAKDEVEAVKWFKKAADAKLPTAMWQLGECCANGRGGLSKDDAEALKWYKKAAEAGNTPSMIRLGNMCRDGSGGLTKNETEAVNWYKKAAEAGNSAAMSDLGFMYANSRGGLTKNDVEAFKWYKQAAERGSSSGMNHLGFMYRDGRGGMAKDEVEAVKWFKKAAEAGNAQGMHNLGNMFANGRGGLSKDDVEAVKWYKKAAEAGEPLAMSHLGLLFEKGNAGLTKDDVEAAKWYKKAAELGNAVAMESIGFRYEMGRGGLTKDDVEAAKWYKKAAELGNAVAMSNLGNMYRDGRGSLPKDDLEMIKWYRKSAEAADDGGMANLGWAYQNGRGVTRDQTEAIKWYRKAAAKGNEFAKDKLKALGKNS
- a CDS encoding AraC family transcriptional regulator codes for the protein MRISEKSRINTTATYMERINRAIDHIVTHLEEPVRLNDLARVARISPFHFHRVFQALVGETPADFVKRLRLDKALGLMNRKPVMSLTSIALRCGFSSSSDFTRSFKQRFGVAPSAFDIGGWRTARGNELNRIVEQDSPNGQLKRLPSRLNPEKFKVRIRDLSARTVAYIRVSRPYQSNAVVKAADRLINWAELRGYSNGQWLGYQWENPEITPLEDCRYHIAVEAEGFTARGEVGQFKFPPMIVAEVEIRGGIDLEIRALQWLYGSWLPRSGFVLDDHPCFEAWIGRPFGHGTEYFEIRLQLPIRWT
- a CDS encoding VOC family protein; its protein translation is MRLGNFSVSLAVKDLKASREFYEKLGFKVVGGNGRHFSILQNESATIGLFQGMFDKNILTFNPGWDRACTTLSEFDDVRDIQRVFLNSGLALTTKADESTSGPASFTLVDPDGNQILIDQHAPSPSK
- a CDS encoding YciI family protein, giving the protein MLQFLYRIQPIRLGMLTEGPTELESKIVNEHFEYLEGLVNEEVVLMAGRTLHADESAFGIVIFVAESDIQAKEIVHNDPAVLRGVMRAELFPYRIALWSKKGPSDPVN
- a CDS encoding four-helix bundle copper-binding protein, producing MSKLCLSFLGLAMFLFASPVKAADDKQASSYEECAKACNDCQRVCDKCVTHCVTAVAEGKKEHLTTLKECLDCATCCTACAQICARGGPFCAIMCDGCAKICDQCATACEKFPDDKHMKVCAEECRKCQKACEVMAKQLPSK